DNA sequence from the Scophthalmus maximus strain ysfricsl-2021 chromosome 1, ASM2237912v1, whole genome shotgun sequence genome:
CAATGCCGAATAGACCAACTTGTTGGGTAATTTAAATATGTTGGATTGATTAGCCATTGAAGCAGCATTGCTCACACTTGGACCAATATAAACAGAAGCATACTTTAGCATGTTAGGACTATGAGGGATGTCTCCATGCACAGGAACATTACTGATGATGTTGTAAGGGGATCAGGCAAGACAGTGAACAGTGACCTGCAGCTCAGGAGGACAGATACCAGTTTAATCATCTATCTCAAGCTCCACTTGTTAATGGGTGCCCAATGGTATGCAAACAGACCACCACAACAGATCCACTATATCCCTCcattaaaaagagagaagagcttAATTGACACCTTACATCAACAAGTTATAAACACTACTCATCAGAAACTATTGGTTTGTCTCGACAGTTGGAGCAAAATCAGACATATCGCATTGAGTCAATAGATGGAAATGTGATTCAAAGTTTTTAATTAGTAATGCATCCAGTGGGTGCCTTTAGAGAGCTCTAGCTGTTGGGAATTTATCAAACAGCACATGGGTGTAACATTAATACTCATATGCATCATGTATGGGAACTAAAAGATCAAACAGATGCAATTGGtgagacataaaacaaaattgcatttataataaacacaaaaaaaaaaaacttattaaCAACGGATGATTAAGTATTTACCTATATAGGCTCTCTCCTGGTCCCGGGTCAATCCGGGGGGAATAACAGTGGGCATGCCCGGTATAACCGTCTTCTGATCGGGCGTCTCGCTGCTCCAGCGGctcttcttcctttgtttcttcTGACAGAAATCTACCGGGAAAACGGGAGACATATTGCATATTGGCTGAGGCTTCGACACGTTACGTTACGTTACATGGTAGATCGTTCCGGCGTGACCCTGCTTGCAGTTAAGTACAGTAAACAGGAGatgggaagaagaggaagaagaagaagctgggCTGAACACACGAGCCCTTTCCATGTGGCACGCGTAACCGGTCACCAACGGGAACCTGACCCCGGACATACACGGTTCAGTTGGGGTCTTAAAATGTAACGATCGCCTACATTTCTCCTCCGTGTTACCTTCTTCCGTGATTCAAAAGAGACGCACCGTAGCCACATAACGATGGCATACAATTATATCAACATTacgacacaacacaacatgcaGCGCGCTAACGTTAATGTTGACTTTAACGCTAATTTGCTAAATAACGTCAGCGTATAACACGCGAGGCCAGATCTCGGCGTGGGGCCTTTCACGTTTAGCCATGTTAGTTAGCCACATTGGCTTGTTGGCATGAACTCATGCAGCATCGAGAGCTAGTGGCGTTAGCGGGTCAACTCACAGCAATTCACTTACCTAGCTTGGCCAGTGTGGTCACCGGAGCTGGTGGTTGTTGAACCGGAGTCGCGAAACCCGCGCCAGGGGTTAGATTGAATTGGTGTGCCGGTGGGAAAGCTGCGCTTGGAATCGAAGGCTGGAAAGCTTGTAGCGAAGGAAAGGACGCGGGCGGCCCCGGTGTCGGTATCAACCCATTCCCCGCTCCAGGCCCGGCGTCAAATCCCCGTTTAGCGCCAATACTCGGATGCAACTTCCCTAAAGGAGTTGCATTTGCTCCCGTGGCCATTTTTGGAGACCTCAAATTAGTTCGTTTCTGTCAAACGTCAGTCGACTCCGGTTTAAATTGGCTTAAACTGAGAAAAATAGCTAACGAAGGGCCGCTCGCAAACACCTCTCTTCAATCAAAATGGCGCCCAACAGAAAACCACAAAGGATGATCCCATGCAGACGTGGGATGATACGCTGAAGAATAAAGCACCCTCATTGGCCAAACAAGGCCCCCCCATTACCCTCTTTGTGTTGATTGATTGGCTCACATGACTATCAATCTGACTACAGATACAAGTTGTTGTGACGCGATTTCCGGTCTAGCCGGCGGGGGATGTTTTGGTcattggatttttcttttcacaaaccaaaaacaaaagaatagcggttattggatttttgttttaaaatacaaacatgaaaattgaaaaacaaggggtcttttctttttcatgtcacTTAATGTGCTAAAGTGGGGCTCAAttatcaccaaatttctctcagatatgtcTTGTCATAAACATGTACATctgtgaaaaaattaaaattctataattatggacgttattTTTCCTTTATGAAACGGTTACAAGTATGGCGAAATGAAAGTACTAGACACAATacaatttcatttctttatttcgtCAAGCTTTTTTAACCAATAGAAATAAATAGTCCCTCTTGACCGCCTGCACACTGAgcggcggttgctatgcaacactcTGTAGTGTTCCCCAGAAGGCTACGAGGCGGTAGCTGGGTTTGCCAGCAATTTAAGTTCGCCGGTGAGCTTGAATGGCGTTTTGGCGTGGGCCACAGCAAGTTTCCTCAACTTGACTCCGTCGATACTCACTTCCACTTACGTCGTTACTGGAAAAAAACGTCGTTACCTCCTCAGTCCCAGAGTGacacggacctgtgcaaactgattcgacatcatagccgtggtatatgcTCAATATgtcacggctatgaaccaatcgCTATGAACaaatcagatcgcttgatttgaaCCGTTTTataaaatcaatacatttcGGGAATGTACGTAATGAAGCGTTGCATTATGGGTTAAATGTTGATgtggtgtttctgctgctggCGCGGAGCAGAGAAGacgttaatgtgtgatgaagtaAATCAGACCGAACAGTTCAGTCATGATCATaggaaatattgatcagtgtgtggagcattgttctaataaaaaaGATACTGTTTAGATTAAGTTACTATTTATCGTCACAGTGTCctcgtgttgttccgagctgcagtgatagattAAGAAACTCAAATGAATAtgtcgggaatcaaatcatctttattgaattcaaatgaagctctaatattaatgcgtctatgtatttatttagtctgacaaactctccctctgtttattagaagttatgttttaaaaccagagtggacataTGGAAAGTCTGGAATATGATTACACCCATTCAttaatatctgctgcgctttattattttcacttcaTTCTAAACTCCTTTGTCCCTGACAGGATCCTacagaatgatgactctggtttccagttatctgattggtcagtagttagGCTGTTGACAGTCTTTGATCTCTTATCCGTAACGCAACCTCTTACCGAAGAAGGCTAGCCGTTCAGCAttagttaccatggtgatttatccccgtaagaagagaaccagcttcgtaggacggaaaaccAGAGTTAACACTTAACTCGTTACCTCGATgaccgcaaatcctgctttcTGGTACAGGCCCCCAACGTGGTTTACAGgtgaaaaaaagcagtgaaatCACCATTTTAAATTTTCACAAACAGAATAAAGGTTTAACTAATCTGAAAGTCTTTGGCCTCCCTGTGCCACAATCCAGCCCAGATTTGCCAAGTCTTGCTATTGGGGACCCACGGTTGTTGCACTGAGATCACCATTTCtctatttcattaattttttcaGACGTTTTATATCAAAATTCAATCTAATGAGCAGTAGTTACATAGACCATTATAGCAGATGTTTCAGCACAACACAAAGGCCACAGTCTtttaacagatttttattttgacccATTAGTTAGAAATCAGGACAGACAGCACAGGCAATCAAGGTCAATTTTCTTATGAAActacatgtttaaaatgtgaaGCCTCATTTATAACAGCAATGAAAAGGAATTTAATACAAGTAATGTgactactgaaaaaaaaagaaaattcttcaatacaatttcaaaaaagttAACCCAAATACAAAAgcattagcttttttttcttttttttaatatatatattctgtgcaGGTCTATAttcctacagatgtgacatttaaatCCACAGGTTAAACTGTTGATGGTGAAGCGAACAGCATTGCGATTTGTTTGGCCATTGCTTCACATGCAGTAACAATGTAAACATACATTAACACAATTGAACAGACGGTAATACATTAGATGCTGCTGAAAggaatttataaaaatgtaattaacgTAACCCTAAGACTCACCTTTAAAACATGCACCATGCACTAATTTAATGTGTTTCTATTAAATGAGCCTAAATAATGTATGAACATGTAGCTACTTTCAGTAATGGGGAAAAATTTTGTTCTTGCATTATCACAAATGGATGTCAACCAGGTTGTAGATAAACCACACTGGAGTAAGCCATTTCAGAACTGCACCAATACCACAACATATAAATAGGAAAAGGAACGGTGGTGAACTAAGCATTAGTTCTGAAGTTTGTAGTATAAGCTGGAATGAGACCACACCGTAAGGTGAATGCATTCAACTATTCCCACTGAAATCTAGTCATTGGATGATTGGAAATCTTTATTGTCACATTATTCTTAACTACCCACAAGTCTCAAACTTTCGTCCCCGAAATTGCCAATGAGATATACTGTAATGTATTACTGTTACGTTTTATCTTTAGTTAATTCCAATAACACTTGAGCTATCCTATCTTTCTGTATAGGACACAGATTAGTATGTATACCTTGCCCGATCAGCACCGGGATCCCGCGGATGTTCAAAGGTAGTGGTTCTTGGGACGGCGGGTACCGGGGAAAGGCGCGAGCGATCAAATGCATATCCGTCTGCCTCGGCAGGGACTCTCCGAATCGGACTCCGGTCACGTGCATAGAATGAGGAggctggtggtggagggaggggagggcacTCATATGGGTTTAGGCTAGAGGGGGGAAGACGTTCCCGTATTATAGCTTCGGAAGAAGTTGATGGAGCAGGCACGGGGACAGCGCGGCGTTCTTCGAAATAACTGCCTCCGAAAGAATTGGCCCTGTATTTCTCGTAGTAGTCCACGACCCCGTACGGATCCCGTTCCTCGTAAGGCGACCGTCGCATCGGGTAGGCTGGTACCGCGCCATAGAGCGAGCCGTTGTTCCCGTATGCTGCCTCGCTTCCGTACATCCGAGCCATGCTATGATCAGCCACAGCGCCCATGCCATAACCTGGGTGCGGCCCGTATCTCATTGCACCTTCGTAGCCCGCACCCCTTCGGTACCCTGCCATGCTGCTGTGACCAGAACCCCGGGGAAACATATGTACAGAAGCGTAGCCACCACCATAATCTGGATCGCCAGTGTAGTCTGGATGATAACCACGGTTGCAATCACGCTCGCCAAATCTCGAGACATCGTATCCATCAGACTCTGGCTCTGAGCCGTTTCTGTGGAAGCCATTTTGGTCTAGAGGACATTCTTTGGACCAGTGGCCTTCCTGCCCGCAACGATAACAACCCGATCGGTCTCCCATTCCCGGCGCAGTACGCAGGCGGCTAGTCGAAAGCTTCACGCTCATCAGTTtgccttaaaaagaaaagactcaaTAAGGACGTATGCCTGCATTTATTCCAAATAATATATAGACATTTCCTGCCTGGTATACAAAGGCCTGCTGAGGCATCAACGCAAATGTAGCAATAAAAAACATGACCTATGATTTTATATGTTATTAAGCTGAAATCCATAACATTCCTCATATTTTTATGGCCTGAAGTGAAAAAAGGTAACTTCAATGATGTTCATACAGTATCAGGAAAATAAAGTTGAAcccattcaaattatttttttgtcttaatatGAGGTTCTCATCAAAGTTACTATAATGACCAAACAACCTATTAtatactgaaataataatgcaCAAATTATTGCATTGTGACGACATCCCTTCAACTTACTTTCTTACTTACCTGCAGCACATCCACAACTCACCTGCCAATTCACGAGAACAGAATTATATATTCTTGATACTATATATTTGATAAAGGGTAAATTCCCCATTAAGCCCAGCCCGAGAGTTCACCTTTAAAAGCTGTGTTGTCTAAATGATTTATGACCTCCATGGCATCCTCCATTCGCTCCATGTGAACAAAAGCATAGTTTTTCACTAtgtcacactccaacacagtaCCAAACTCTTCGAACCGAGCCCTCAGCTCCTGGTTGGTACAGGCGATGTTGCCGACGTGTAGTTTGGTGGATCCTTTTAAATTGCCACGGCTCAATTCTACATTCATGGGCTGGCCATTGAGCTCATACTGGTGGAGGTTGCGGATAGCCTCTTCTGCCTCCGTTTTGTTATCCATGTGGACGAAGCCAAAGTTCTTGACGATAGAACATTCTGAAATCTTGCCATACTGGGAGAAGAGGGAGCGAAGTTCATCTGATGTAGTCTCTGCTGACAGGTTCCCAATGAATATTTTCACCATTGTGGAGCTGCCACGACACTAGGGGATGAGAAGAAATCACAATTATTAGTATACTTCTATTGCCGCAATCAAAACCCTTGCAAGTTAATTTAACCTTAACCTATTATCACCTTTTTGTAGAAATGTGTGCCTTGCGTGGCATGAAAAACCACTGAGTAGTGACAATGTCCACAGTAATTCAGATATtgtaataaaacacagtttgcCTCTGAATTACAGTTTTCATTCAACTTAGTGGTTAATATCTACTTGCGTAGCTGTGTcctaaaataacacaaaatgttaTATGTTGTTATTgggcacataaaaaaaattattgaatttttttaaaaaaaagcaccaagTCTAACCTTGGGTATAACGTAGAAGAATACGCAGTGTTTTCCCATATATGTAAGAAAAGCGCTCAGAAATTTCCTTCTGCCGATAAGTTGCAATGGCTGATTATATTGGTCGATATTGGCGTATGAGGGTTAGGGTGACCAATGATGTAAGTTGCAGAATATAAATGTTCCCTACACCTAGACAGGTTTTCTGCGTTGTTATTCTGTACACTAAGTTGGCAACCATGAAGAGTGATACAAatatctgtgaaaggctcacaATAGTCGATTTTCTAACTCAAATACAAACATCCATTTTGGTACCAGCCTCAACAAtgtctgagagaaaaaaatcttagtGGGATCTCTGACCGATGACTTGTACCGTCAACTTTCAGGAGGCAAGAACTCCAAAACTGGAGGGAATttgcaaggggggggggtgtaaataACTAGTAGTGGATTTCGAGCTGCATGTAGCAGGTAAGGAAGAGACTCCTGGATTCTTTTGGAATTTCGCGTGCCCAACTCTGTGATTTCGTTTGCACACGAAGGCAACAGCGCTTTAATAAACGACCCCATCGTTCTACGAGGCCTCGAACTAAGAAAAACCGTGTACATGTGTGCTGCGCATGTACAACACGGATCTTTGGCCGACGCCAGCAGGCCCGAGCCACCGCGGAGTCGCTCCACAAAGAGACGCGGATGTCGCAGGCCCATCGGTTCCCCCCCATCCACTGCACAAGCAGCGCACCGTGAATCTGGTCGTGTTAGCCAAGTTATCTAGACTTTTTTGCAGTCGATCAGTTTTACATCGCTGCTTCGGTCGGTATCCCAGTTACGTAACGTGCCCCCCCGCGCCATTAGATATCCGCCTTCGAGTTAGCTTAGCATCTGTAAATAAACCAGGACTTCCCGTTTGTTCTAGATGACCCCCACTTACTGGGGCGCACTTGGCTAACTTCGACGACAAAGCTAGCTTTTTTttaggggagagggggggttacATTTTAATTAGCGGGTTTTGAATTCCTACCTTGCGCGGCTGCAGCGAGTGTTCTCTTTCCTCGGGAGAATGAAATGGCGACCGCTGCTTCGGCGACTGACTGCGCGTTGAAAGCCAACTCGTGACTGCGCATGCGCACCACGGTACACCGGAAGCTTTCTGCGGCGGCTAACTGCGTTAGTGCTTgtaaggaagggagggagagagggaggggcctCGACACGAGACGAAATGGgggaaacaaaggaagaagaaaaaacgaatCACAAACTGCAGAGATAATGTTTGATGGATATTCATAATGTAAACACCGTCCTATCCGCGGTTACTGGGCAAACTTGCCAGTAAAAGGCGTCCTCTTGGACAAGtggccccaaaaaaacagattttgacTCCTTGAAATAAAGTTCACGTACTTGCCATCATCTCACGCTACACCCAAAAGGAATTTTACCTGTAACCTGGTTGTTGAGGCACTTAACTAGAAAAGGATTGCATACTGAGGGGGTATTCTGTAACTGTTCTCATTTTGTATGATGACTTTATGACCCATGTATTAAAACGTCAGCAAgtatgtgattttaaaaaaaggggactACATTCACCATTTTAGATTTCATCCACATTTTCCACTCGTTAGAAGATCGTACCAGGTAATGTTGACTCTATCACCCTTGAAATTACTATGTTGTAAAACAATGATCCTCTTAAGTAAAGTTAGAAACTGCCAAATGggttttaaaacaaagacaaaaaattaGAGACCAAATTATTTTGGCTTTattaaaaatcatattcatttaatatatttttttgaatgtatgcTGATACTTTCACAGCtaataagaaaatacaaacttCAAATCCGAACAAACAAATGCACCTTCAACAAAGAAAGTGCCTCATGCCTTCTACAGCCCAAGCCCTGCCTCACATTTCGTTATCTCAACATTTGTGTACTGTTGTCAGTGGGAAGAGAGGCGTCGTTACTTTGTTACTCAATGTTTGTCAGCCAATATTTACTCAgcatttatatttaatgtttctttctagttttttttaaagtgaatgcTTTTGAAATTAGAGAAAATGCGAGGCTGGAATGTTTGAGATTTGTCTTACCTTAAATTCTCTCACTCAGCACCTCTCTCACAACATCAGAGTGCCATTCTCTATCCTAACTCAACACTCAGCCAGGTCAGTTGCATGGGTATGGATTCATTACTCTGTCCATTCAGGTGCTACAGaggaaaaaagttttgttttccacccaacacaggaaacaagagaaaaacCTACAACAGCCCACTGTTGGTCACCAGTGATGAAGATCTTTATTGTAAAgcattttagtaaaaaaaaatcatcactaTCCACATCCATATAACTGACTCAGATCATGTGAGATGTGTGCTGAGGAGCAAGATAAGGCTCGACTGCACCACAAGCAACTGATACAGCTAACTACATGGGTTAGCTTGCatcccaatttaaaaaaagaaaagtaaatgtttACATATTAAAAAGGAACAAGAACATAAGCTGGATTTATAGTCAACGCAAGGGGAAGCACAGGTTTTGACAGTCGAGCCAAATTCTTTCACCTCAATAGACACTAGAGGCATGATGTTTCATGATCACGCTTTATAATCTCCACACTATCTGTGAAGATTCTTTCATTAACTTTGATACAGAGCAACGGCGATTTATATAGTGAGAGTTACAGCCAGTTAAcatcatttcattgtgtttaatTACTGAATAAGGAGGAGCAGAAGCCTTCTGAGAGTCATCGAGTTCCTTAATGGTGTTTTCATTCCCTACAAACGCTGCCCGAATCAGTAAGATTCAGGGGAAAACgccagcagccaatcacagttcTTACTCTACGCAGAGGAGGTCTCCATCCCTGTCTTGTGGTTAAATTTTTGAGGAGGCGCATGTCACGTCAGCTATAGCATAGCAAACAATGTAATGTTAAAGCCTATGCCTGAAGCCACAGTAGGTATGGCATAGTCTCTTTACGCAGAGGTATAAATCCAGCGTTGTTCTTCATGATAAACAATTCACATTTGCTGCATTTCACAATTTGCAtcatgtgaggaaaaaaatgcaggtaagaaagaaaaagacaaaaaaactgaGCTGAAAACCTGCAGGGTAAGCTAGAAAATATATTGTTTCATACAGACATGTTAAACAGTGTACTTTGCTAATCATACTTATTGAAAACAGaatatgtgaatgtgactgaaaGGACGATTCATCTGCAGGCAACTGGCATCTCTGGTGCCTCGAAGATGCCGACACAATTTACAAACCGAATTTCCGCATCTCATACGCTTGCCGCTCAGTGCGCAGACTGATGGAATCGTGAAGCTCGAAGTTATGATGGCAAAGGAAAAGTCCCGCGGTTCACAAACAGACCTAAGAAAGAGAGCAAAGCAATCCCTTTTCAGAAAGGGGGTTTAATCCCCAATTATCTGCAGCACAGTTTTCAAAGGGTTTCGCAACTTCAAAAAATTTGCCAGGTCCCAGTGCACACTGACCAGCAATGTTTTACGGTATTGTGTCCCATtaacaaagaaatcaaataatCCGTCAAATTTATTTACTATGTTGCTCACCTTGGCAGCGTGGTTTTAGTAAGGCGCGTATCGTGGCGCATAATGATCCTTGGGTCGTGGAACAGAGTAGCTGCCCCTGGAAGACACCGGTGACAGCTGTGTTCGCTCATAGGTGTAGCCTCCCGAAGAGACCGGCACTCGTCTGATCTCGTCTTGTGCATAGTATGCGCCAGCCGAAGAGGCCGGTGCAGGTGGAGGCATTGGCCGACGATCATATGGATCTACACTGGAGGAGAGCTTtgagatggaggaaggagggggtgggggagggggaggggggagatagGACATCCGACGATCCTCGAAATAGCTTGAGCCGTAAGGCCGAGCTCTGTACTTCTCATAATAGTCAACACTGTTATAGAGACTGTCATGATCATAAGCTGATGACCTGTCAGCATAGGGGCCTGCTGGTCTGCCTCCATACATATCCCCAAGCTCAGAGCCGTAGCCACTGAGCCTACGAGGGGGGGGCGGCAACCCATCTACATGACT
Encoded proteins:
- the rbm4.1 gene encoding RNA-binding protein 4.1 encodes the protein MVKIFIGNLSAETTSDELRSLFSQYGKISECSIVKNFGFVHMDNKTEAEEAIRNLHQYELNGQPMNVELSRGNLKGSTKLHVGNIACTNQELRARFEEFGTVLECDIVKNYAFVHMERMEDAMEVINHLDNTAFKGKLMSVKLSTSRLRTAPGMGDRSGCYRCGQEGHWSKECPLDQNGFHRNGSEPESDGYDVSRFGERDCNRGYHPDYTGDPDYGGGYASVHMFPRGSGHSSMAGYRRGAGYEGAMRYGPHPGYGMGAVADHSMARMYGSEAAYGNNGSLYGAVPAYPMRRSPYEERDPYGVVDYYEKYRANSFGGSYFEERRAVPVPAPSTSSEAIIRERLPPSSLNPYECPPLPPPPASSFYARDRSPIRRVPAEADGYAFDRSRLSPVPAVPRTTTFEHPRDPGADRARYTY